In Drosophila yakuba strain Tai18E2 chromosome X, Prin_Dyak_Tai18E2_2.1, whole genome shotgun sequence, a single genomic region encodes these proteins:
- the LOC6524713 gene encoding nuclear mitotic apparatus protein 1 isoform X2, with the protein MDMRSWRKVLLQWIGECQFIEPNYISLEQSDIESFYAVYIQKIQETETLTEEGKTALQAQPKEYRPLLQEFLQQNYTEFSAQIDDRGDLLSSDYLYVYTLLLQYSCVKKPTVFFHSICNKLPELTQTCIASFLGETVDKLLTRQYLRQTIANVAAIYRQEASVSVSPSQRSNIQTPDPRVDDAACSSSPSSTSSQPSTSTHKYREWLRLHISGSEMPPPPTPRTELLEQRTKELRGLRSQLEMVRYEKTVLEEQQLEKDDLIKVLNREKMMAKIELEKLKNAKLAEEQHDDENYVMRHEYEHMKSTLLKEIGQKEDVIAEISDKLHDLRAEKSGLSERLSATGERLLEYADRIRVLEGRIEDLTRLLSSRDDRISSLELDKQELDQCLQEAREELHNRREVLNSSSDLLNCSLSPNTTPENLASSVIDKQLREKEHENAELKEELQKRNNSQLELCQALSSFLQKHNIAHEFPVEWTSSSLLSSISAIESNFVETVNKSAHMMLDYDIQAANVKELLGKCQLLSGSVECQQKELKEAKATIAELMDSALESSREYSIMLRSYDMKVADITSKSNELQLDNERLNEKCAELISMVAIGDEHLANINVQLSEKEQQIKVVGAEIRDLRARNLLLENTLSEIADKASSEAIHTQNLQHSHRFVRTKYEECRRELIARNSFQDELAKMLNVPDWETMNSRISQLVEMQAEHVELQLAYARKEKQLDELMLTQVKLERTSIEKEFEIEEKILELEEFEEHNKNLDRFLIRIITLLGGSIDRKSSTSLESVIIEQRFADIEALIEKQLQSADALKEDLNDLQAKNEELVLNTIQGVKNRERIVASLEIKSEKLRDTLTALEKELSSSNKKISQLENALSEEHRNSEAVSQRLDQAQQEIESYHVEALRFLTTISDRLQQDFDGANTPQQLGIRMTQFLEMYDQMEVRYLESSSMVDQLTQSRAQLEQQVAELQEDVTSKQVAIQESSSMVDQLTQSKAQLEQQVAELEKEVATQQANNQESGPMIKQLNDTIQNLERVNAKLSEDNHVSHNARLDLSDSVLKAQNELKRRISRVVHLEASERRLNNELSDCKEEMHKLKKEFELSEERFDMMKLMYERQFDALEVICDTETEEKEHLQINLTATEEMYLKSEEKLKKIVKTYEDEHDRLCQEHDKRCRDVTMRCKELEEQLAEKERYSTQLAEEKVKDKEELLCLKAKLEEDQNLVASLKVNLEKKQGDVDGLKTALDAQTKISDNWRSQKDAAQRDVFLSKERLNKSVREFEVSLATLEDQIETLEERHTQTEAERATAYERINMLEARCQEKDATIRTLQGEIERVEHLQHQLQSEMGSHNSLVEQLNRQLAGKASELLDVQNRLETAIAERNQPNEQLAHMSELQHRLEAETADRIQAQKRLTELTDRLDEVVQELESTRLEHGAQKLRMEERAREADQKNGQLTESLEFYKQRLDTLERLLAACNEELADLNSGRAKLAEATPDLGATYSTADEPQSESDQEARSNKLVLDCQILQAKYRDAKDEIQRCEQKMKDQRLEMEGKLDKMKNKMDGPHSLDDSMSALLSSSSTGARKKSMGTHYKRPGPPTPSKNGGRLSFGSSEPPREILREFGDHNNTSKTPARFKFLTQRFSVGSSGLPRDELPRRKRPNLLTGIHRRKLRQAVDFFCTSTPRKSRSYYDQQRLIRASDADKSEADVTEEKAEGVPELEPLEDADQQGTPHLSTAALLALTKGNTRRLTGTAKPKKGRVSLSLHGNIFAKSRPAAFVAGKRVQLRRKLRRERMGRFDEARHLDEVRLSYSAQTPKSAENNNYSLHNRNEEHLPSQILMGQTMVLEGKRRLSPVVSTTFNVQEQSNTSQLQQQFEHENCATWAVLDGESVMEETQDDWHFEQLCKETESTAPFQLQPLDYKPIEEPVEPKFPQLVASCSNITANSCATNMTSASSCTLYSMGSVHMQPLPSVNITYVQSRPDTQLGKPTRHRSLMTHCRQFLRHLSLGERLIVGFALLVMVGLSSQLGDKLVLAITGVLAGMGLVFLTYSCNGPNQKRKPKHWESHKSQ; encoded by the exons ATGGACATGCGCAGCTGGCGTAAGGTCCTACTCCAGTGG ATTGGCGAGTGCCAGTTTATCGAGCCAAACTACATTAGTTTGGAGCAGTCGGACATAGAGTCCTTCTACGCGGTCTACATTCAAAAGATCCAGGAGACGGAAACGTTGACAGAGGAGGGGAAGACGGCGCTGCAGGCTCAGCCCAAGGAATACCGCCCCTTGTTGCAGGAATTCCTCCAAC AAAACTATACCGAGTTCAGTGCCCAAATAGATGACCGCGGAGACCTGCTGTCTTCGGATTACCTGTACGTGTACACGCTGTTGTTGCAGTACTCGTGCGTGAAGAAGCCCACCGTGTTCTTTCACAGCATTTGCAACAAGCTGCCGGAGCTGACGCAGACTTGCATCGCATCCTTCCTTGGAGAGACAGTAGATAAGCTATTGACGCGACAATATCTACGTCAAACGATCGCCAATGTGGCAGCTATTTACCGACAGGAGGCTTCCGTCTCAGTCAGCCCAAGTCAACGCAGCAACATCCAGACTCCCGATCCGAGGGTCGATGATGCGGCATGCTCATCCTCGCCCTCATCGACATCGTCACAGCCGTCGACCAGCACGCACAAATATCGCGAATGGCTTCGCCTACACATTTCTGGCTCCGAAATGCCACCTCCGCCGACCCCGAGAACGGAGCTACTGGAGCAACGAACCAAGGAGCTGCGCGGTCTTCGTTCCCAACTGGAGATGGTGCGCTACGAGAAGACCgtgctggaggagcagcaatTGGAGAAAGACGATCTCATCAAAGTTCTTAACAGAG AGAAAATGATGGCCAAGATTGAACTGGAAAAACTGAAGAATGCAAAACTGGCCGAAGAGCAGCATGATGACGAGAACTACGTCATGCGACATGAGTATGAACAT ATGAAGAGCACTCTCTTAAAGGAAATCGGTCAAAAGGAGGATGTCATTGCCGAGATTAGCGATAAGCTGCATGATTTGCGGGCCGAAAAGTCCGGGCTGTCCGAGAGG CTAAGTGCGACGGGAGAAAGATTGTTGGAGTATGCGGACCGCATCCGAGTGCTAGAAGGCCGTATAGAAGACCTGACCCGTTTGCTATCGTCCAGGGACGATAGGATCTCGTCCCTGGAGCTCGATAAACAGGAATTGGATCAGTGTCTTCAGGAAGCGCGCGAAGAGTTGCACAACCGACGTGAGGTCTTAAACTCCTCCTCCGATTTGCTTAACTGTTCTCTGTCACCGAACACCACGCCCGAGAATCTGGCCAGTTCTGTGATTGACAAGCAGTTACGCGAGAAGGAGCACGAGAATGCCGAGCTgaaggaggagctgcagaAGCGAAACAATTCCCAGCTGGAGCTATGCCAGGCCCTGTCAAGTTTCCTGCAGAAGCACAACATCGCTCACGAGTTTCCGGTAGAATGGACGTCGTCGTCCCTATTGTCCAGCATTTCTGCGATCGAGAGTAACTTTGTCGAAACGGTGAACAAGAGTGCGCACATGATGTTGGACTACGACATTCAGGCTGCGAACGTCAAAGAACTACTAGGAAAATGTCAGTTGTTATCTGGGTCCGTGGAGTGCCAGCAAAAGGAGCTAAAGGAGGCCAAGGCCACAATAGCGGAGCTAATGGACTCGGCTTTGGAATCGAGCCGTGAATATAGCATTATGCTGAGGTCTTATGATATGAAAGTAGCCGATATAACATCGAAAAGCAACGAACTGCAGTTGGACAACGAAAGACTTAATGAAAAATGCGCTGAGCTTATTTCGATGGTTGCCATCGGGGATGAACATCTGGCCAATATTAATGTGCAACTAAGTGAGAAAGAACAGCAGATAAAAGTTGTGGGCGCTGAAATCCGGGATCTGCGTGCAAGGAATTTATTACTTGAAAATACGCTCAGCGAAATCGCAGATAAAGCATCTAGTGAGGCAATCCATACGCAGAATTTGCAGCACAGCCATCGGTTTGTGAGAACAAAGTATGAAGAGTGCCGAAGAGAACTAATTGCCAGGAACTCTTTCCAAGATGAGTTGGCCAAGATGTTGAATGTGCCAGACTGGGAGACCATGAATAGTCGCATAAGCCAGTTGGTCGAGATGCAGGCGGAACATGTTGAACTTCAATTAGCCTATGCACGGAAGGAGAAGCAATTGGATGAGCTGATGCTGACCCAAGTGAAGCTTGAAAGAACGAGTATAGAAAAGGAGTTCGAAATAGAAGAGAAGATTTTAGAGCTAGAGGAATTTGAAGAGCATAACAAGAATCTTGATCGTTTTCTCATCCGCATCATTACTCTCTTAGGAGGTAGCATCGACCGGAAATCATCGACCTCTCTGGAATCTGTGATAATTGAACAGCGATTTGCCGATATTGAAGCGTTAATTGAGAAGCAATTGCAATCTGCTGATGCTCTTAAGGAGGACCTTAATGATCTTCAAGCGAAAAACGAAGAGCTTGTTTTGAATACTATTCAAGGAGTAAAAAACCGCGAGAGAATCGTAGCTTCTTTAGAGATCAAGTCGGAAAAACTGAGGGACACCCTAACAGCGCTAGAGAAAGaactcagcagcagcaacaaaaagatATCCCAGCTGGAAAATGCACTAAGCGAGGAGCATCGTAATTCGGAAGCAGTGTCACAGAGGTTAGACCAAGCGCAGCAGGAAATCGAGAGCTACCATGTGGAAGCCCTTAGGTTTCTGACCACCATTAGCGATCGCCTTCAGCAAGATTTTGATGGCGCTAACACTCCCCAACAGCTGGGTATTCGTATGACCCAGTTTTTGGAAATGTATGACCAGATGGAGGTGCGTTACCTGGAGTCCTCGTCGATGGTAGATCAGCTGACACAATCTAGGGCACAACTGGAGCAGCAAGTGGCTGAGCTACAGGAAGATGTAACTAGTAAGCAGGTTGCTATCCAGGAGTCCTCGTCGATGGTAGATCAGCTGACACAATCTAAGGCGCAACTGGAGCAGCAAGTGGCTGAGCTAGAGAAAGAGGTTGCTACTCAGCAGGCTAATAACCAGGAGTCAGGACCCATGATCAAACAGCTGAACGACACCATCCAAAACCTCGAGAGGGTTAATGCAAAGCTAAGCGAGGACAACCATGTATCGCATAATGCTCGCTTGGATTTGAGTGATTCTGTGTTGAAAGCGCAAAATGAGCTTAAACGTCGCATAAGCAGAGTCGTCCATCTAGAGGCCTCGGAAAGGCGCCTAAACAACGAGTTGTCCGACTGTAAAGAGGAGATGCATAAACTGAAAAAGGAATTCGAGTTATCTGAAGAGAGATTTGACATGATGAAGCTCATGTATGAAAGACAGTTTGACGCTCTTGAAGTTATTTGTGACACAGAGACAGAGGAGAAAGaacatttgcaaataaatctCACGGCAACTGAAGAGATGTATTTGAAATCGGAAGAAAAGCTCAAAAAAATAGTAAAGACTTATGAAGATGAGCACGACAGGCTTTGCCAAGAACACGATAAGCGCTGCAGAGATGTTACAATGCGTTGCAAAGAACTGGAAGAGCAATTGGCTGAGAAGGAACGCTATTCGACCCAACTGGCAGAAGAGAAAGTCAAAGACAAGGAGGAACTGCTATGTCTGAAGGCAAAGCTAGAGGAAGACCAAAACCTTGTAGCTAGCCTAAAAGTGAACCTGGAAAAGAAGCAGGGAGACGTAGATGGTTTAAAGACGGCCCTTGatgcacaaacaaaaatttcagATAATTGGCGGAGTCAAAAGGATGCTGCACAGCGAGATGTCTTCCTGTCTAAGGAGCGCTTAAATAAGTCAGTGCGTGAGTTCGAAGTGAGTCTGGCCACCCTTGAAGACCAGATCGAAACATTGGAGGAGCGCCACACCCAGACGGAAGCTGAGCGCGCAACTGCCTACGAGCGGATCAATATGTTGGAGGCGCGTTGTCAAGAGAAGGATGCAACAATCCGTACACTGCAAGGGGAAATCGAAAGGGTCGAGCACTTGCAGCATCAGCTACAATCGGAGATGGGTAGCCACAACTCGTTGGTGGAACAACTTAACCGACAGTTGGCAGGAAAAGCTAGTGAGCTTTTGGATGTGCAGAATCGCCTGGAGACTGCAATCGCCGAGCGTAACCAGCCCAATGAACAACTAGCCCACATGTCCGAACTGCAGCATCGTTTGGAAGCGGAGACCGCCGATCGTATACAGGCACAGAAAAGACTGACTGAGCTCACCGACCGGTTAGACGAAGTGGTCCAGGAGTTGGAGAGCACTCGGCTCGAGCATGGCGCCCAGAAACTCAGGATGGAGGAGAGGGCTCGTGAAGCTGACCAAAAGAATGGCCAGTTGACGGAAAGCCTCGAATTCTATAAGCAGCGCCTGGATACGCTTGAACGTCTTCTTGCCGCCTGCAACGAAGAGTTGGCCGATCTAAATTCCGGCCGGGCTAAACTGGCGGAGGCTACGCCAGACCTTGGCGCCACATATAGCACGGCTGATGAACCCCAAAGCGAGTCGGATCAGGAGGCGCGGAGCAACAAGCTGGTGCTAGACTGCCAGATACTGCAGGCCAAGTATCGCGATGCCAAGGATGAGATACAGCGCTGCGAGCAGAAGATGAAGGACCAGCGTCTGGAGATGGAGGGCAAGCTGGACAAGATGAAAAACAAGATG GACGGACCCCACAGTCTGGATGACAGCATGAGTGCTCTGCTAAGCTCTTCGAGCACCGGAGCACGCAAGAAATCCATGGGCACCCACTATAAACGACCAGGACCGCCCACACCGAGCAAGAACGGCGGCCGTTTGTCGTTCGGCAGCTCGGAGCCGCCACGCGAGATCCTGCGTGAATTCGGCGATCATAACAATACCTCCAAGACGCCGGCGCGCTTCAAGTTCCTGACGCAGCGTTTCAGCGTTGGCAGCAGCGGTTTGCCCCGGGACGAG CTGCCGCGGCGCAAGCGGCCGAATCTTCTGACCGGAATACACCGCCGTAAGCTGCGCCAGGCGGTGGACTTCTTTTGTACATCAACGCCACGCAAGAGTCGCTCCTACTACGATCAGCAGCGTCTGATTCGCGCCAGCGATGCGGACAAATCAGAGGCTGATGTAACCGAAGAGAAGGCAGAAGGTGTACCCGAATTAGAACCTCTTGAAGATGCCGATCAACAGGGCACTCCGCACCTGTCCACCGCTGCATTGCTGGCCTTGACCAAAGGCAACACCCGCCGTCTAACTGGCACAGCAAAACCGAAAAAGGGACGCGTATCACTGTCCCTTCATGGCAACATTTTTGCCAAAAGCCGGCCAGCTGCGTTCGTAGCCGGGAAAAGGGTGCAGCTGCGCCGGAAGTTGCGTCGTGAGCGGATGGGCCGCTTCGATGAGGCCCGTCACCTGGACGAGGTGCGCCTATCGTACTCTGCCCAGACGCCCAAGTCGGCCGAGAATAACAATTACAGTCTGCACAATCGCAATGAGGAGCATCTGCCCAGCCAGATTCTGATGGGCCAGACGATGGTGCTGGAGGGCAAGAGGCGACTGAGTCCGGTCGTGTCCACCACATTCAACGTGCAGGAGCAGAGCAACACctcgcagctgcagcaacaatttGAGCACGAAAACTGTGCCACCTGGGCGGTGCTAGATGGCGAGAGTGTGATGGAGGAGACGCAGGATGATTGGCATTTTGAGCAGCTGTGCAAGGAGACGGAATCCACGGCACCCTTTCAACTGCAGCCGCTGGACTACAAGCCCATTGAGGAGCCAGTTGAACCGAAATTCCCTCAACTGGTGGCCTCTTGCAGCAACATCACCGCGAATAGCTGCGCCACCAACATGACCAGCGCCTCGTCTTGTACGCTCTATTCGATGGGCAGTGTGCACATGCAGCCGCTGCCCTCGGTCAATATCACCTATGTCCAGTCGCGACCGGACACGCAACTGGGCAAGCCAACGCGCCACCGCTCGCTGATGACTCATTGCCGGCAGTTCCTGCGCCATTTGAGCCTCGGCGAGCGATTGATCGTGGGCTTCGCATTGCTGGTCATGGTGGGGCTATCCTCGCAACTGGGAGACAAACTGGTGCTGGCGATCACTGGCGTCTTGGCGGGAATGGGGCTCGTCTTCCTCACCTATTCGTGCAACGGCCCTAATCAGAAGCGCAAACCAAAGCACTGGGAATCGCACAAATCTCAATGA